CATAAATATATTGGGGATATAGGCTTTATTGCACTCATTGGCCCCCTCCTTAGTGCGCGCCGAAAATGGTCTTCGACAGGCTCCCGGTCTTAAACAGGGAAAAGCATAAGAGCACCGTGTAACCCACAACACCCCAAATCGCTGTGTGGATGTTGCTGGAAAAGACCGTGCTGTTTAATAAAACTGCGTAAATGGCAATACAGACCATGATGAGAAAGCCCTGGAATGCCACGGCAAACAGGGATTTTAAATAGTTCTGTCCCATGCTGCCCCATTCCCGGTTGACCATAGTAGCAAAGGGAATGGCCGCCACTGAGGTGGTAAGATAGATTTCCAGCATACGTCCGTAGATGATCAGGAAGATGCAGATGGACAGGGCTTTCATGCACAGGCTGAGAATAGCGGATTCCATATACAGCCCCATCAGCGTATACCATTCCATGGCCTCCAATTGGGTCTGCAGGCTGTCCATGGCAAGGTTGATGTTCAGGCTGCCGGATATGATTCCGGCACTGCCGTTCACTGCCCGCTGGGCCAGATCGAATACACCCATGACAATATCAAAGGTATGGGTGAGGATGTAGGTGGCTGCAAAGGTCTTGAAAATCCATTTGAAGAAAATCCAGGTGTCAAAGTCGTGCATGTTGTTTTTCTCAATGATGAGCTGGATCAGCTCATAGCACAGCACAAAGGTCAATATCATCCCGGCGACGGGGAGGATTACGGTGTCCGAAAGAGACTTAATCATGGAGAAAATGCCGGAGTTCCAGCCCTCCGGCGTTTGCCCCACCTGGCTTGCGATTTCACCGACCCGGGTGTTCACTTCGTTGAACATACCCTGATAGTTGCCGGTGATACCGCCGATTAAAGCCTCCTTCATCCATTCGGTAATTTTGTCAAAAAGGAAGCTCATAGGCAGGCTCCTTAACTAAACAGGCCAGACAGCAGGGGAATGAGCTTCAGTCCGATGAGCACCACGCCGCCGCCCGCCATGAGCTGCTTCATGCCCTGGGATTTCGCACCCGGATTATCGTTGCCGTACCCCTCCAAAAGATTGATGACGCCCCACACGGCAAGGCCTGCGCCAAGCGCGATAACGAGGACTTTCAAGACATTGATGGCTTCTGTGAAAAATTCCATAGATTGTATGCCTCCTTTATTTTGGTTTGAATTTATTGAAAAAGATAACAATATGAAACGGAGCCAAAAGCTCCGGCTGGACAAAGGGGTAGCCTGGGAGGAATACCTTGACAGGCTGTGAAACGAAAAAGCCCTCCCTGCGCATGAAAATCACAGAACAGAGAGGGCTACAGTACGGCTTCTGCATCCTTATCCGGCTCAAACTCGTAAACCTCGTATTCCTCGTCGGGTTTAACTTTTAGCCTGGTGGACAGAAAGCGTTCGATGGAAAAGGTGTTTTTGGGATTGGCGTCAGACAGGTATTTATAGTTCCTGTGCTGAGTGATGTCGTATTTGTCCGAGAAAAAGGGCCGGACACCGCGCAATTGCAGGATACATTTGGAACCGTCCATCACCGCCAGCTCATCCATGGCCATAAGCTCCCGGCCCAGCTTCTGGTAGTTCTGGCCGTAGGAGGGCGAGTTCCCTTTGGTAATGCTGCTGTTGAGCATGTCGATAGTCTCTTTCCCAAGACTT
The window above is part of the Desulfitibacter alkalitolerans DSM 16504 genome. Proteins encoded here:
- a CDS encoding VirB6/TrbL-like conjugal transfer protein, CD1112 family; translation: MSFLFDKITEWMKEALIGGITGNYQGMFNEVNTRVGEIASQVGQTPEGWNSGIFSMIKSLSDTVILPVAGMILTFVLCYELIQLIIEKNNMHDFDTWIFFKWIFKTFAATYILTHTFDIVMGVFDLAQRAVNGSAGIISGSLNINLAMDSLQTQLEAMEWYTLMGLYMESAILSLCMKALSICIFLIIYGRMLEIYLTTSVAAIPFATMVNREWGSMGQNYLKSLFAVAFQGFLIMVCIAIYAVLLNSTVFSSNIHTAIWGVVGYTVLLCFSLFKTGSLSKTIFGAH
- a CDS encoding Maff2 family mobile element protein, with the protein product MEFFTEAINVLKVLVIALGAGLAVWGVINLLEGYGNDNPGAKSQGMKQLMAGGGVVLIGLKLIPLLSGLFS